One stretch of Rhinatrema bivittatum chromosome 8, aRhiBiv1.1, whole genome shotgun sequence DNA includes these proteins:
- the LOC115096529 gene encoding serine/arginine repetitive matrix protein 1-like, whose amino-acid sequence MSKSGFKRCRCGRVMSRTDGHDRCYCCLGVQHKVKECEFCAKMSPRAQRQRAYRLQELLTTSDPSEVQSSPGPAKTGPHQKKRPTSCGDVSSKSQGSDFQRGRSPLRAPKPPSSKRLRAASKHGAERSSRPTSKSAHGHARRPTAHDRTAPSSTARDAQKPQKAPGHSSARSASQTSATHTAPLVDLTLTAPHTVSARSTAHPLAQSAPQPSAQLAPQSSAQSVPRPSAQRQSPPHSTAQSAPRPLRKSAPQQSASAQESTLTPEDRDLQHTPPTESTSITYEKDFSTKDIPRKIKVTEHSHRRREWYSLSGKSTRDDAAQGVQSLLVHRKRKRHSSQSATSSSSHPTSKSSSKKRKRHHSRDSRSRRPHERSHHYHSPTTSQRSETFSRTHSSPPSSSQSKCVTKSPNSLSASPHSPSPSRSLTPAPRSPRPQPRPPPGQKPKMPAHAKEAFLQLSQSLTGFYETLESAFTMTVPDDLESSKPKSPPLVTKPRDQPLSPSSVHQLSPAASPHTFRDSRSPSPSLSRSSSTGFPSDPLEQPQEPYSPPEDLTYPRFLEKIGKILHLSLQKEADPRAETLGLLKIFDTRENLLLYHLMTYYIKCY is encoded by the coding sequence ATGTCAAAATCAGGTTTTAAACGATGCCGATGCGGCAGAGTAATGTCTAGGACAGACGGTCATGACCGCTGTTATTGCTGCCTCGGCGTCCAACATAAAGTAAAAGAATGCGAATTTTGCGCTAAAATGTCTCCCCGAGCGCAACGGCAGCGGGCCTACCGACTTCAAGAACTACTTACCACTTCGGACCCTTCTGAAGTTCAATCTTCCCCGGGACCGGCGAAGACAGGCCCGCATCAGAAAAAGAGACCGACTTCCTGTGGTGATGTTTCGAGCAAAAGTCAGGGCTCTGACTTTCAACGAGGCCGGTCGCCTCTCCGAGCGCCAAAACCTCCCTCTTCAAAGCGACTCCGTGCGGCCTCCAAACATGGCGCAGAGCGTTCCTCTCGCCCTACCAGTAAGTCGGCGCATGGACATGCGCGCCGTCCTACGGCGCATGACCGAACGGCGCCGTCCTCAACGGCGCGGGATGCACAGAAGCCCCAAAAGGCGCCAGGGCACTCGTCGGCGCGGTCGGCGTCCCAGACTTCGGCCACTCATACGGCGCCATTAGTGGACCTGACTCTCACGGCGCCGCATACCGTTTCGGCACGGTCAACAGCGCATCCATTGGCGCAGTCGGCGCCGCAACCATCGGCGCAGTTGGCGCCGCAATCATCAGCGCAGTCGGTGCCGCGACCATCGGCGCAGCGCCAGTCGCCTCCACATTCAACTGCGCAGTCGGCGCCGCGCCCATTGCGCAAATCGGCGCCACAGCAAAGTGCTTCAGCGCAGGAATCAACGCTGACACCCGAAGACAGAGATCTGCAACACACTCCACCAACGGAATCCACTTCTATTACGTATGAGAAGGATTTCTCTACGAAGGACATACCCCGTAAAATAAAGGTTACAGAGCACTCTCACCGCAGGCGAGAATGGTATTCTCTATCGGGAAAATCCACCCGTGACGACGCTGCACAGGGGGTCCAATCCCTACTTGTACATCGTAAACGAAAACGTCACTCTTCTCAGTCGGCTACTTCGTCAAGTTCCCATCCTACTTCCAAGTCTTCTTCCAAAAAACGGAAACGACATCATAGCCGAGACAGTCGGAGTCGTCGTCCGCATGAACGTAGTCATCACTACCATTCTCCTACTACTTCGCAGAGATCAGAAACTTTTTCTCGAACTCACTCATCACCACCTTCGTCATCTCAATCCAAATGTGTAACGAAATCACCTAATTCTCTCTCGGCTTCTCCTCATTCGCCATCTCCAAGCAGATCTCTCACACCGGCGCCTCGCTCTCCTCGGCCACAACCTAGGCCTCCTCCTGGCCAGAAACCAAAGATGCCGGCTCATGCCAAGGAGGCGTTTCTCCAACTTTCTCAATCCTTGACAGGATTCTACGAAACCCTAGAATCAGCCTTCACTATGACTGTTCCGGACGATTTAGAAAGTTCTAAGCCAAAATCTCCACCACTAGTCACAAAACCTCGAGATCAACCTCTGTCTCCTTCTTCAGTTCATCAGCTTTCGCCGGCGGCCAGCCCACATACTTTCAGAGATTCTCGATCTCCGTCTCCATCTCTCTCACGTTCCTCTTCAACAGGATTCCCTTCTGACCCTCTGGAACAGCCTCAAGAGCCCTACTCACCACCAGAAGATCTCACCTATCCTCGATTTCTGGAAAAAATTGGGAAAATCTTACACTTGTCTTTACAGAAGGAAGCAGACCCCCGGGCGGAAACCCTAGGTCTCCTTAAAATTTTTGATACACGGGAGAACCTCTTGCTATACCACCTCATGACTTACTACATCAAGTGCTATTGA